The following are from one region of the Stigmatella ashevillena genome:
- a CDS encoding NAD(P)-dependent oxidoreductase, with the protein MKVGLIGLGNMGRGVAQNLLNAGHELVVYNRTRAKAEPFQAKGARIAGTPQEAARGAEAVLSLLADDPAVEEAVLGREGLLSGLERGAIHISSSTISVALSERLTAEHARAGQGYVSAPVFGRPEAAEAKQLWVIAAGVKADVERIRPVLEAMGRGLTVLGEKASSANVVKLSGNFLIASMVEALGEAFALARKSGVEAKTFLEVFQSVFSKSPVFERYASLIADRQFQPGGFALRLGLKDVGLVLEAAGDAQVPMPLASLVKDHLLSGVARGHGELDWSALGALAAERAGLEKL; encoded by the coding sequence ATGAAGGTTGGACTGATTGGACTGGGGAACATGGGCCGCGGCGTGGCCCAGAACCTGTTGAACGCGGGGCACGAGCTGGTGGTCTACAACCGCACGCGCGCGAAGGCCGAGCCGTTCCAGGCCAAGGGGGCGCGGATTGCGGGGACTCCCCAGGAGGCGGCCCGGGGGGCCGAGGCGGTCCTCTCCCTCCTCGCGGACGATCCGGCGGTGGAGGAGGCCGTCCTGGGCCGCGAGGGCTTGCTGTCAGGGCTGGAGCGGGGCGCGATTCACATCTCCTCCAGCACCATCTCGGTGGCGCTCTCGGAGCGTCTCACCGCGGAGCATGCCCGGGCGGGCCAGGGCTATGTGTCCGCCCCCGTCTTCGGTCGGCCGGAGGCGGCGGAGGCCAAGCAGCTCTGGGTGATCGCCGCAGGGGTCAAGGCCGATGTGGAGCGGATTCGGCCCGTGCTGGAGGCCATGGGCCGGGGCCTCACCGTGCTCGGGGAGAAGGCCTCCTCGGCGAACGTGGTGAAGCTGTCCGGCAACTTCCTCATCGCCTCCATGGTCGAAGCGCTGGGGGAGGCCTTCGCGCTGGCGCGCAAGTCCGGCGTCGAGGCGAAGACGTTCCTGGAGGTCTTCCAGTCGGTCTTCTCGAAGTCTCCCGTCTTCGAGCGCTACGCGAGCTTGATCGCGGACAGGCAGTTCCAGCCGGGGGGGTTCGCCCTTCGGCTGGGGCTCAAGGACGTCGGGCTGGTGCTGGAGGCGGCCGGGGATGCCCAGGTGCCCATGCCGCTGGCCAGCCTGGTCAAGGACCACCTGCTGAGCGGGGTGGCCCGAGGCCATGGGGAGCTGGACTGGTCCGCGCTGGGCGCGCTGG
- a CDS encoding prephenate dehydrogenase → MSSVSPTAPPGAGDFPKRVALVGYGRFGRALGALLVESGLDYRAVDPSADIPERHQAGSLPELVQGADVVVVAVPVPGIRPVLEALRPHLLPSQLVLDVGSVKVKPVEALASVLGTAVPWVGTHPLFGPLSLAMAERPLRVVLCPNSLHPGATERARRFYERLGCEIVEQTAENHDRVMAHTHALTFFVAKGMIDAGTGLDVPFAPASFKALARTIEVVRSDAGHLFAAIQRENPFATEARAQLLEALGQIHRALEALPADGSAEEIERLRIPSKGEPS, encoded by the coding sequence GTGTCCTCTGTATCCCCCACCGCGCCGCCTGGAGCAGGGGACTTTCCGAAGCGTGTGGCCCTGGTGGGGTATGGCCGGTTTGGCCGGGCGCTCGGCGCGTTGCTGGTCGAGTCTGGCCTGGACTACCGGGCCGTGGATCCCTCCGCCGACATTCCCGAGCGCCACCAGGCCGGGAGCCTGCCGGAGTTGGTGCAGGGCGCGGACGTGGTGGTGGTGGCTGTTCCCGTGCCCGGCATTCGTCCGGTCCTCGAAGCGCTGCGGCCCCACCTCCTGCCTTCCCAGCTCGTCCTGGACGTGGGCAGCGTCAAGGTGAAGCCCGTGGAGGCCCTGGCCTCGGTGCTGGGCACCGCGGTGCCTTGGGTGGGGACCCACCCGTTGTTTGGCCCCTTGAGCCTGGCCATGGCCGAGCGCCCGTTGCGCGTGGTGCTCTGTCCGAACTCCCTCCACCCGGGAGCCACGGAGCGTGCGCGCCGGTTCTACGAGCGGTTGGGGTGTGAGATCGTCGAGCAGACGGCCGAGAACCATGACCGGGTGATGGCGCACACGCACGCGCTCACGTTCTTCGTGGCCAAGGGGATGATCGACGCGGGCACGGGACTCGACGTGCCTTTTGCGCCGGCGAGCTTCAAGGCCCTGGCGCGCACCATCGAAGTGGTCCGCTCGGACGCGGGCCACCTCTTCGCCGCCATCCAGCGGGAGAACCCCTTCGCGACCGAGGCCCGGGCGCAGCTGCTCGAAGCTTTGGGGCAGATCCACCGCGCGCTGGAGGCCTTGCCCGCGGATGGCAGCGCCGAGGAAATCGAGCGCCTTCGCATTCCATCGAAAGGGGAGCCCTCATGA
- a CDS encoding U32 family peptidase, giving the protein MPLRRPEILAPAGDLESLRAALASGADAIYFGLDEGFNARARADNFSLARLPETLPLIHRAGARAYLTLNTLVFEPELPLVEHLIRGAAAAGVDALIVQDPAVALLARAICPQLELHASTQMTLSSAEGVRFAQRLGFSRAVVPRELSTAEIRRLAGQTQIELEVFIHGALCMSWSGQCLTSEAWGGRSANRGQCAQSCRLPYDLVVDGQPRDLGEVKYLLSPKDLAGVRAVPELMEIGVHSLKIEGRLKGPAYVTSTVQGYRRWVESILAGSPDEAQLAKDLSSMSLAYSRGFSHGFLAGSDHQTLVEGRFPKHRGLYLGRVQSVSGKEVRVSLDERPWTGGLGLETDRPEVPLGQVSSPLKGEPAPEEAEPRPGMGVVFDAGAPEDKHEPGGPIFRVERRGDSWVLGFGQPGPDLGRVAPGQRVWLNSDPALNRRVEGLLAAGEPEGRIALELTVSGVEGAPLQVRARAWGHDASALSQVPLALSRGGGLDEGLLRDKLGSFGGTPFRLSLLDVSGLGGGLHLPVSELKAIRRQLVTELTAAVERGPRRTVVETPVLETVHASLAGSVSELPREEAALLIPLCREEAQLEAVIAAGLPEVELDWMEMVGLQRAVEQARAAGLRVTIATVRVQKPGEEGYDQRIGRLRPDAVLVRHWGAMMHFLERPEGQPRPVLHGDFSLNVTNSLSAAYLLGLGLDTLTFSHDLDAAQLGALLEHAPAHRFTVALHHHIATFHTEHCVYSHTLSHGRDFRTCGRPCEKHQLSLRDRLGLDHPVIVDVGCRNTVFNAQAQSAASLVPRLLERGVRRFRVEFVRESREEAARVLAAYQELLAGRLAPAEAIRRAAVHEQFGVTRGTMKVLNPPAPLPR; this is encoded by the coding sequence ATGCCTTTGCGACGTCCTGAAATCCTCGCTCCCGCGGGGGATCTCGAGTCCCTCCGGGCCGCCCTCGCCAGTGGCGCGGATGCCATCTACTTCGGGCTCGACGAAGGATTCAATGCACGTGCTCGCGCCGATAATTTCTCCTTGGCCCGCCTCCCGGAGACGCTCCCCCTCATTCATCGAGCGGGTGCCCGGGCCTATCTTACCCTGAATACCCTGGTGTTCGAGCCCGAGCTGCCCCTCGTCGAGCACCTGATCCGGGGGGCCGCCGCAGCCGGGGTGGACGCGCTCATCGTCCAGGACCCCGCGGTGGCCCTGCTGGCCCGGGCCATCTGCCCCCAGCTCGAGCTGCATGCCTCCACGCAGATGACGCTCTCCAGCGCCGAAGGGGTGCGGTTTGCCCAGCGGCTGGGGTTCAGCCGCGCCGTCGTCCCCCGCGAGCTGTCCACGGCGGAGATCCGCCGGTTGGCCGGGCAGACGCAGATTGAACTGGAGGTCTTCATCCACGGCGCGCTCTGCATGTCCTGGAGCGGCCAGTGTCTGACCAGCGAGGCGTGGGGAGGCCGCTCGGCGAACCGGGGGCAGTGCGCTCAGTCCTGCCGGCTGCCGTATGACCTGGTCGTCGACGGGCAGCCGAGGGATCTCGGCGAGGTGAAGTACCTGCTCAGCCCCAAGGATCTCGCAGGGGTGCGCGCCGTGCCGGAGCTGATGGAGATCGGCGTCCACAGCCTGAAGATCGAAGGCCGCCTGAAGGGCCCCGCGTACGTCACCTCCACGGTCCAGGGGTACCGGCGCTGGGTGGAGAGCATCTTGGCGGGCTCGCCCGACGAGGCCCAGCTCGCCAAGGATTTGTCCAGCATGTCCCTGGCGTACAGTCGCGGCTTCTCCCACGGCTTCCTCGCTGGCTCGGACCATCAGACCCTGGTGGAGGGCCGCTTTCCGAAGCACCGGGGGCTGTACCTGGGCCGGGTCCAGTCCGTTTCCGGCAAGGAGGTGCGGGTTTCGCTGGACGAGCGCCCCTGGACGGGCGGCCTGGGACTGGAGACGGACCGCCCCGAGGTGCCCCTGGGCCAGGTGTCCTCTCCCTTGAAGGGAGAGCCCGCGCCGGAAGAAGCGGAGCCGCGCCCGGGCATGGGCGTCGTGTTCGACGCGGGAGCGCCCGAGGACAAACACGAGCCCGGAGGCCCCATCTTCCGGGTGGAGCGGCGCGGGGACAGTTGGGTGCTGGGCTTTGGCCAGCCCGGTCCGGATCTGGGGAGGGTGGCGCCTGGGCAACGGGTGTGGCTCAACAGCGATCCCGCGCTGAACCGCCGGGTCGAGGGGCTGCTCGCCGCAGGTGAGCCCGAGGGCCGGATTGCGTTGGAGCTGACCGTCTCGGGCGTGGAGGGCGCGCCGCTCCAGGTGCGGGCCCGGGCCTGGGGGCATGACGCGTCGGCCCTCAGCCAGGTGCCGCTCGCCCTGTCGCGAGGGGGAGGGCTGGACGAGGGGTTGCTGCGGGACAAGCTGGGCTCATTTGGAGGAACCCCCTTCCGGCTGTCGCTCCTGGATGTCTCGGGGCTGGGGGGGGGATTGCACCTGCCCGTCTCCGAGCTCAAGGCGATTCGCCGCCAGCTCGTGACGGAGCTGACGGCCGCGGTGGAGCGGGGCCCTCGCCGGACGGTGGTGGAGACGCCGGTGCTGGAGACGGTGCACGCCTCGCTGGCCGGGAGCGTGTCCGAGCTCCCCCGCGAGGAAGCGGCGCTGCTGATTCCCCTGTGCCGGGAGGAGGCGCAGCTCGAGGCCGTCATCGCCGCGGGGCTGCCCGAGGTGGAGCTGGACTGGATGGAGATGGTGGGCCTGCAGCGCGCCGTCGAGCAGGCCCGGGCGGCGGGCCTGCGGGTGACGATCGCCACGGTGCGGGTCCAGAAGCCGGGCGAGGAGGGCTATGACCAGCGCATCGGCCGGCTGCGCCCGGATGCGGTGCTGGTGCGCCACTGGGGCGCGATGATGCACTTCCTGGAGCGTCCCGAGGGCCAGCCTCGCCCCGTGCTGCATGGGGACTTCTCGCTCAACGTCACCAACTCCCTGTCGGCCGCGTACCTGCTGGGGTTGGGGCTGGACACGCTCACGTTCTCCCATGATCTCGATGCGGCACAGTTGGGCGCGCTCCTGGAGCATGCGCCCGCCCACCGCTTCACGGTCGCCCTGCACCACCACATCGCCACCTTCCACACCGAGCACTGCGTGTACTCGCACACGCTCTCGCACGGCCGTGACTTCCGGACCTGTGGCCGTCCGTGTGAGAAGCACCAGCTCTCCTTGAGGGACCGGCTGGGGCTGGACCATCCCGTCATCGTCGACGTGGGGTGCCGCAACACGGTGTTCAATGCCCAGGCCCAGAGCGCTGCCTCGCTGGTGCCGCGCTTGCTGGAGCGGGGCGTGCGCCGTTTCCGGGTGGAGTTCGTCCGGGAGTCCCGGGAGGAGGCGGCGCGCGTGCTGGCCGCGTATCAGGAGCTGCTCGCGGGTCGGCTGGCTCCCGCCGAGGCCATCCGGCGCGCGGCCGTGCACGAGCAGTTTGGCGTCACGCGCGGCACCATGAAGGTTCTCAACCCTCCCGCTCCACTGCCCCGTTGA
- a CDS encoding PhnD/SsuA/transferrin family substrate-binding protein: MRDKNVSSPPIRFLIYPAQGEVREHVRAEFFGRALSQRVGRPIVVEMARTYEAIEQELAADRVDIVWATAEQCNAFESKARAILRAVRAGRYHYHAALICRAQEPLTLKQLQGTRAAWVAPMSTGGHLLAIRHLEAQGLIPAEVFAEQRFVGSYRNALLAVAEGTSDMASLFTTHPDEYTVRARLAERVGVAARQLTAFAFTEPTLADGLILTSRLSEEDCAAIVSALTTMTQDGSGLDPLLGSFNIEGFALATSSRSPAQPFSPIQRTEFLAAEVDAEERCSKLWSFTGLAFGQEVSGREGLSLEEALPPEASALLGALVRATRHSGVGGRVEYRLESGGESRLYAAEAAPRGARSGGTSPRTTLLVRDITEQQALEVDLYRLASFPLLHPEPMMELSLNGALHYANPAASHAFPDLQALGASHPLVETTLEWVRRGKPGESPPLVHLAGRYWELMVSVLQETGTLRLFVKDVTSRKQIEARLLHADRMAALGSLASRVGHEMNNPLAFLMANLSFAREEISRLRESLRSDPVPTRLEDLNEVMDALGESLDGAERLKTIIQDLRTLAREPPTHRARVDLHPVLEDALKLVRNELRHRGRLEKDFQPVPTVEADEARLGQVFLNLMINAVQAMSEQDAQRNVLRVSTRTGPAGEAIVEVQDTGAGMTPEVLSRLFEPFFTTRSNSAGMGLSVSHAIVTSLGGTLRAESELGTGTLFTVTLPAT, encoded by the coding sequence TTGCGCGATAAGAACGTGTCGAGCCCGCCCATCCGTTTCCTCATCTATCCTGCGCAGGGAGAGGTCAGGGAGCACGTCAGGGCCGAGTTTTTTGGCCGGGCGCTTTCCCAGCGGGTGGGCCGTCCCATCGTCGTGGAGATGGCCCGCACCTATGAGGCCATCGAGCAGGAGCTGGCCGCGGACCGGGTGGACATCGTCTGGGCCACCGCCGAGCAGTGCAACGCGTTCGAGTCCAAGGCCCGCGCCATCCTGCGCGCGGTGCGCGCCGGGCGCTACCACTACCACGCGGCCCTCATCTGCCGCGCCCAGGAGCCCCTCACCCTCAAGCAGCTCCAGGGCACCCGCGCCGCCTGGGTCGCCCCCATGTCCACGGGAGGCCACCTGCTGGCCATCCGCCATTTGGAGGCCCAGGGGCTGATCCCCGCGGAGGTGTTCGCCGAGCAGCGCTTCGTCGGCAGCTACCGCAACGCCCTGCTCGCGGTGGCCGAGGGCACGTCGGACATGGCGTCGCTCTTCACGACCCACCCGGACGAGTACACGGTCCGAGCCCGCCTCGCCGAGCGTGTAGGGGTAGCCGCGCGCCAGCTGACCGCCTTTGCCTTCACCGAGCCCACCCTCGCCGACGGGCTCATCCTCACCTCGCGCCTGTCAGAGGAGGACTGTGCCGCGATCGTGTCGGCCCTCACCACGATGACGCAGGATGGGAGCGGCCTGGATCCGCTGCTCGGCTCCTTCAACATCGAGGGCTTTGCCCTCGCTACCTCCTCCCGGAGCCCGGCCCAGCCCTTCTCTCCGATCCAACGCACGGAGTTCCTCGCGGCGGAGGTGGACGCAGAAGAGCGGTGCAGCAAGCTCTGGTCCTTCACCGGCCTGGCCTTCGGACAGGAGGTGAGCGGCCGGGAAGGGCTCTCGCTGGAAGAGGCCCTGCCCCCGGAGGCGAGCGCGCTCCTGGGGGCGCTCGTGCGGGCCACGCGCCACAGCGGTGTGGGGGGCCGGGTGGAGTACCGCCTGGAGTCTGGTGGAGAGAGCCGCCTGTACGCCGCCGAGGCCGCCCCTCGGGGGGCTCGCTCGGGGGGGACCTCCCCGCGCACCACGCTGCTGGTCCGGGACATCACCGAGCAACAGGCCCTGGAGGTGGACCTGTACCGCCTGGCGTCGTTCCCCCTGCTCCACCCTGAGCCCATGATGGAGCTGAGCCTGAACGGCGCCCTGCACTACGCCAATCCGGCCGCCAGCCATGCCTTCCCGGACCTCCAGGCACTCGGGGCGAGCCATCCGCTGGTGGAGACCACGCTCGAGTGGGTCCGGCGTGGAAAGCCCGGCGAGAGCCCGCCCCTGGTGCACCTGGCGGGCCGGTACTGGGAGCTGATGGTCTCCGTGCTCCAGGAGACCGGCACCCTGCGGCTCTTCGTGAAGGATGTGACGTCGCGCAAGCAGATCGAAGCGCGCCTGCTCCACGCCGACCGCATGGCCGCGCTGGGCTCGCTGGCGTCCCGGGTGGGCCATGAGATGAACAACCCGTTGGCCTTCCTGATGGCCAACCTCTCCTTCGCCCGGGAGGAAATCAGCCGGCTGCGCGAGTCGCTGCGCTCGGACCCGGTCCCCACCCGCCTGGAGGATCTCAACGAGGTGATGGATGCGCTGGGGGAGTCCCTGGACGGCGCGGAGCGGCTGAAGACGATCATCCAGGATCTGCGCACCCTGGCGCGCGAGCCCCCCACCCACCGGGCCCGGGTCGACCTGCACCCGGTGCTGGAAGATGCGCTGAAGCTGGTGCGCAACGAGCTGCGCCACCGGGGCCGCCTGGAGAAGGACTTCCAGCCCGTGCCCACGGTGGAGGCGGACGAGGCGCGGCTCGGCCAGGTCTTCCTCAACCTGATGATCAACGCGGTGCAGGCCATGTCCGAGCAGGACGCACAGCGCAACGTGCTGCGGGTGAGCACGCGCACCGGACCTGCCGGGGAGGCCATCGTCGAGGTGCAGGACACCGGGGCGGGGATGACGCCCGAGGTGCTCTCGCGCCTGTTCGAGCCGTTCTTCACCACGCGCTCCAACAGCGCGGGCATGGGCTTGTCGGTGAGCCACGCCATCGTGACGAGCCTGGGAGGAACCCTCCGGGCCGAGAGCGAGCTGGGCACGGGCACCCTCTTCACCGTCACCCTTCCGGCCACGTGA
- a CDS encoding sensor histidine kinase: MVRRLLPTLIALGFGLLALGWGLVSLQIIFTQEREDAYTQLRSRRDTLEQYATETLRQALSRRLDENIPALYRAMEDPLAPADGLYLLFRSYQFLPRLPRPPPGPQTPARGFYEDFRQRLESPGRPGPAQERLEMLRAIEAALARGEEAHAEQFLEALLRHRAEHPLPPHQELPFTLLLAERLQRGRATPSLVRGLVRGGLADDFGGIARGAGLQRDLLRECQRFTQADFDFLRERILQLSAGMGEPAKAFRARIQELGTGALVLPNGLEEPTLIGERWYVHPNGEAVRGIAVSLEEELKAIAQDMRSRELFGAEDGLRLGKTDAVQPLSTLRVEAVMPRWLSAEADIARRYGLKTMLVASCGALAVAIGVIAVLAQRRKYRFLELQSDFVATVSHELRTPLASIRLLAETLERRVGGTSEGKDYPARIIQTTDTLHFLVENILSFNRIDKGRWAPRFSTVRLEELAGTLRTDLLDASQVPVNFTSDVAELELVADPALLRLLLSNLGRNACAYNRRNPVDITLRAHHSPTYGHTLLFSDNGIGIPESEWENVFHDFYRLKSPGPEVHGSGLGLALCRRIMRLHGGRIHVATSGPEGTTFALTFPEPRR; this comes from the coding sequence ATGGTGCGACGGCTCCTGCCCACGCTCATCGCCCTTGGCTTCGGCCTGCTGGCCCTCGGGTGGGGGCTGGTCAGCCTCCAAATCATCTTCACCCAGGAGCGGGAGGATGCCTACACCCAGCTTCGCTCCCGCCGCGACACCCTGGAGCAGTACGCCACGGAGACGCTCCGGCAAGCCCTGAGTCGGAGGCTCGACGAGAACATCCCCGCGCTCTACCGGGCCATGGAGGATCCGCTCGCCCCGGCGGATGGGCTGTACCTGCTGTTCCGCTCGTACCAGTTTCTTCCCCGCCTGCCCCGGCCCCCACCCGGCCCCCAGACGCCCGCCCGGGGTTTCTACGAGGACTTCCGCCAGCGCCTGGAGTCCCCCGGGCGCCCCGGCCCCGCGCAAGAGCGGTTGGAGATGCTCCGTGCGATCGAAGCCGCGCTCGCCAGGGGCGAGGAAGCCCACGCCGAGCAGTTCCTGGAGGCCCTGCTGCGCCACCGCGCCGAGCATCCGCTGCCGCCTCACCAAGAGCTTCCCTTCACCCTGCTGCTGGCCGAGCGGCTCCAGCGGGGAAGGGCCACGCCGTCCCTGGTGCGGGGACTCGTGCGGGGCGGGCTCGCGGACGACTTTGGAGGGATTGCCCGGGGCGCGGGGCTCCAGCGGGATCTGCTGCGCGAATGCCAGCGCTTCACCCAGGCGGACTTCGACTTCCTCCGCGAGCGCATCCTCCAGTTGAGCGCGGGGATGGGCGAGCCCGCCAAAGCCTTCCGGGCACGCATCCAGGAACTGGGGACGGGGGCCTTGGTCCTCCCCAATGGCCTCGAGGAGCCCACCCTCATCGGCGAGCGCTGGTACGTCCACCCCAACGGAGAGGCCGTCCGGGGCATCGCCGTCTCGCTGGAGGAGGAGTTGAAGGCCATCGCCCAGGACATGCGCTCCCGGGAGTTGTTCGGCGCGGAGGATGGACTGCGGCTGGGGAAGACGGACGCGGTGCAGCCGCTCTCCACGCTCCGGGTGGAGGCCGTGATGCCCCGGTGGCTCTCCGCGGAGGCGGACATTGCCCGGCGCTACGGGCTCAAGACGATGCTGGTGGCCAGTTGTGGCGCGCTGGCGGTGGCCATCGGGGTCATCGCCGTCCTGGCCCAGCGCCGCAAGTACCGCTTCCTGGAACTCCAGAGCGACTTCGTGGCCACCGTCTCCCACGAGCTGCGCACCCCCCTGGCGTCGATCCGGCTGCTGGCCGAAACGCTGGAGCGCCGCGTGGGCGGCACCTCCGAGGGAAAGGACTACCCTGCCCGCATCATCCAGACGACGGACACGCTGCACTTCCTCGTCGAGAACATCCTGTCGTTCAACCGGATCGACAAGGGCCGCTGGGCCCCGAGGTTCTCCACGGTGCGGCTGGAGGAGCTTGCCGGGACGCTCCGAACGGACCTCCTGGACGCCTCCCAGGTGCCGGTGAACTTCACCTCGGACGTGGCGGAGCTGGAGCTCGTGGCGGACCCCGCGCTCCTGCGCCTGCTCCTGTCCAACCTGGGCCGCAACGCCTGTGCCTACAACCGCCGGAACCCCGTGGACATCACCCTGCGGGCCCACCACTCCCCCACCTACGGGCACACCCTGCTCTTCAGTGACAATGGCATCGGCATTCCCGAGAGCGAGTGGGAGAATGTGTTTCACGATTTCTACCGGCTGAAGTCTCCCGGACCGGAGGTCCACGGCAGCGGGCTGGGGCTTGCGCTGTGCCGCCGCATCATGCGGCTCCACGGGGGCCGCATCCACGTGGCCACCTCCGGCCCCGAGGGAACCACCTTCGCTTTGACTTTTCCCGAGCCGCGCCGATGA
- a CDS encoding response regulator transcription factor, which produces MTLPPPTPGPRPSILIVEDDANLRLGLQDNLQDEGYEVATAASTPEADALLREREFELLILDVMLPGEDGYSFCRRLRAAGLRSMVLMLTARTLEEDILRGFEAGAQDYLTKPYRLRELLARVRALVRRVGTPPSQLMGFAGFSVDLGRRQLSRAGGALIELTRTEFDLLVFLLRHQDRALPRQEILDAVWGQDVVVDPRTVDNFVSNLKKKLGWTSTSGFTIHTIRGVGYRMEMEPMTKP; this is translated from the coding sequence ATGACCCTCCCTCCCCCCACCCCTGGCCCGCGCCCCTCCATCCTTATCGTCGAGGACGACGCGAACCTGCGGCTCGGCCTCCAGGACAACCTCCAGGACGAGGGGTACGAGGTCGCCACGGCGGCCAGCACCCCCGAGGCGGACGCCCTGCTGCGCGAGCGTGAGTTCGAGCTGCTCATCCTCGACGTCATGCTGCCCGGCGAGGATGGCTATTCCTTTTGCCGACGGCTGCGCGCCGCGGGCCTGCGAAGCATGGTGTTGATGCTCACCGCCCGCACCCTGGAAGAGGACATCCTCCGAGGCTTCGAGGCGGGGGCCCAGGACTACCTCACCAAGCCCTACCGGCTCCGGGAGCTGCTGGCGCGGGTGCGGGCACTCGTGCGGCGGGTGGGCACCCCACCCTCCCAGCTCATGGGCTTCGCGGGCTTTTCAGTGGATCTCGGCCGGCGCCAGCTCTCCCGCGCCGGAGGGGCGCTCATCGAGCTGACCCGCACGGAGTTCGACCTGCTGGTCTTCCTGCTGCGCCACCAGGACCGCGCCCTTCCCCGGCAGGAGATCCTCGACGCGGTCTGGGGCCAGGACGTGGTGGTGGACCCCCGGACGGTCGACAACTTCGTCTCCAACCTCAAGAAGAAGCTCGGCTGGACGAGCACCTCCGGGTTCACCATCCACACCATTCGCGGGGTGGGCTACCGGATGGAGATGGAGCCCATGACAAAACCATGA
- a CDS encoding energy transducer TonB gives MWTGRFSAGAAVSVLLHVGVLAATVFITAREHSQAPSKEPVLEFVRHVPPQPPRGNPTPPTPSQATPRPKPKPKRNVLVQPSTIPPTPPENTAAEPPTEAPPANDLPYVEGSDPEGVDQGGVAGALPLPFMGNGSSQGSGEDVLPFGTGMTPPQLLSGDPLDYTREAREARVRGLLIARCTITREGAVTGCRVIKGLPFMDDAVVTALTSRRYRPVHYQGRPVSVAYTFHVKLDLPH, from the coding sequence ATGTGGACAGGCCGTTTCAGCGCGGGCGCGGCGGTGTCCGTGCTGCTGCACGTGGGGGTTCTCGCCGCCACCGTGTTCATCACGGCCCGGGAGCACTCCCAGGCGCCCTCCAAAGAGCCCGTCCTCGAATTCGTGCGGCACGTGCCTCCCCAGCCCCCCCGGGGCAACCCCACGCCGCCCACGCCCTCCCAGGCGACCCCCCGCCCCAAGCCCAAGCCCAAGCGGAACGTGCTGGTGCAGCCTTCCACCATCCCCCCCACCCCGCCGGAAAACACCGCGGCGGAGCCCCCCACCGAGGCGCCTCCCGCGAACGACCTGCCCTATGTGGAGGGCAGCGACCCCGAGGGCGTGGACCAGGGAGGCGTCGCTGGCGCGCTGCCCCTGCCCTTCATGGGCAACGGCTCCTCGCAGGGCTCGGGGGAGGATGTTCTGCCCTTTGGCACCGGCATGACGCCGCCCCAACTCCTGTCAGGCGACCCTCTGGACTACACGCGCGAGGCCCGCGAAGCCCGGGTCCGGGGCCTGCTCATCGCCCGGTGCACCATCACCCGGGAAGGCGCCGTCACCGGCTGCCGCGTCATCAAAGGCTTGCCTTTCATGGATGACGCGGTGGTCACCGCGCTGACGTCCCGGCGCTACCGCCCCGTCCACTACCAAGGCCGTCCTGTTAGCGTGGCTTACACTTTCCACGTCAAGCTGGACCTGCCTCACTAA